In the Dehalococcoidales bacterium genome, TGCCACCTGCACGAGCCTTTGATGCCCACCCTCTGCACCACCATTTTGCGGCTCAAGAAAGCGCCGATGGTGGGCACCTTCCACGCCTCCGGCGGCAAGCCCTGGTACACCATGTTCTCCCCCGTCATGAAGTGGTACTTCGACCGCTGGTTCCGCAAGCTGGACGGGCGACTGGCTGTTTCCAAGGTAGCCAAAGATTATGTCAATAAGTACTTCCCGTCCGAATACACCATCATTCCCAACGGGGTGGACACGCACCATTTCAGTAACGGCGTGAAACCTTTCGAGCAATTCGACGGGTCCAAGACCAATATCCTCTTCGTGGGGAGGCTGGAAAAGCGGAAGGGGTTCGATTATTTGCTCGAAGCTTACCGCCTGGTCAAGAAAGAAGTCCCGGACTGCCGCATTATCCAGGTGGGGCCGGGGGTGCGGCTGCGCAAGAAGTACGAAAAACGCATCAGCCAGCACGGCATAACGGACGTGAATTTCACCGGCTACGCCACCTACAGCGACCTGCCGCGGTATTACAAGACGGCGGACATCGTGTGCTTCCCCAATACCGGCTGGGAAAGCCAGGGGATAGTGCTGCTGGAGGCCATGGCGGTGGGCAAACCAATCGTGGCGTCCAACATCGACGGGTTCACCGCCGTCCTTTCCGACGGCGTGGAGGGCATAACCGTGCCGCCGCGGGAATCCGAGCAGCTGGCCGCGGCCATACTAAAGCTCATCCGGGACAAGCAGCTCCGGGAGCAGATGGGGGCCAGAGGCAAACCGAAGGCCATGCAATACGACTGGACAGTACTGGCCAAGAAAGTGCTGGACTATTATACGATGACGCTGGACAATATCAAGCGCAACAGCGCCGCACCGGTAAAATAAAGCTTTGAACTAACACCGCATCAGGAAAAACTGCATAATGCCGAAACTGGAAACCGCCCGGAAAAGCATCGCCGGCAACGTCACCCAGCCCATCGTGCGGCTGCTGGCCAAAACCCCGCTCACCCCTAACGCCGTGACCTGGATAGGCTTTATCATTACCGCCGGCGCGGCAGCGCTGGTGATTACGGAACATCTGCTGGCGGGCGGCATCGTGGTGCTTGTCGCCGGATTCTTCGACATGCTGGACGGGGCGCTGGCGCGCCTGACCAACCAGACCAGCCGCTTCGGGGCGATACTGGACTCGACGCTGGACCGTCTTTCCGAGGCGTTGCTACTGGTGTGCCTGCTGGCGGTATTCGTGCGGGGCGGGGACTTCGCCGAGTGCATGCTGGTGGGGGCGGCGCTGGTAGGCTCGCTGCTGGTGAGCTACACGCGGGCCCGGATGGAGGGGCTGGGGGTAGAATGCAAAGCCGGGCTTTTCACCCGGCCGGAGAGGGTAATCGTCCTGGCGCTGGGACTGATGCTGAGCAGGTTCGACCCGGCGCTGCTGATAGCCCTGTGCATCATCACTTTCTTCAGCTGGTACACCGTGGTCGAACGCATGGTTTACGCCTGGCGCAAGCTGAGGGAATAACCGGCGGTCAACCTGATTCCCGTTAGCACCAGCGTAGCAGAGATTTTCCCAGCTAGCACGGAATAAACAGTGAAATAACTGCGGCTAAAGCCAGCGTGAGGACAGGGCATCCGTCCACGCTCGTGATTAGCTACGGCGACGATAGACATGCCACGTGTACGATGGTAGAATGTATGGGTTTTGGCGATAGGAGGTAAAAATGCCGGTTGTAGCAGTAATCGGAGCCCAGTGGGGAGACGAAGGCAAAGGCAAAATGGTGGACATGCTGGCGGAGAAAGCCCGGTACGTGGTGCGCTTCTCCGGCGGCGATAACGCGGGCCATACCGTGGTCAATCCTCACGGGGAATTCAAACTGCGGCTGACGCCGTCCGGCATTTTCTACCAAGACGCCACCTCCATCATCGGCAACGGGGTGGTCATCAACCCGGCGGTACTGAACTCGGAAATAGACGGGCTGAACGCCCGCGGCATCAACACCGCCAGGCTGCTCATCAGCGACCGCGCCCACCTGATTATGCCCTACCATATAGTCGTCGAAGGGCTGCAGGAAGAAGCGCTGGGGGACAAGGCCATCGGCACCACGCG is a window encoding:
- a CDS encoding glycosyltransferase family 4 protein; translated protein: MKIALVSPYDFAYPSGVGNHISCLEQQFTRMGHEVKIIAPASKAIHTLGDRFIRIGTPRPVPVSGSIARVTMSLILEHAIKDVFEREQFDICHLHEPLMPTLCTTILRLKKAPMVGTFHASGGKPWYTMFSPVMKWYFDRWFRKLDGRLAVSKVAKDYVNKYFPSEYTIIPNGVDTHHFSNGVKPFEQFDGSKTNILFVGRLEKRKGFDYLLEAYRLVKKEVPDCRIIQVGPGVRLRKKYEKRISQHGITDVNFTGYATYSDLPRYYKTADIVCFPNTGWESQGIVLLEAMAVGKPIVASNIDGFTAVLSDGVEGITVPPRESEQLAAAILKLIRDKQLREQMGARGKPKAMQYDWTVLAKKVLDYYTMTLDNIKRNSAAPVK
- a CDS encoding CDP-alcohol phosphatidyltransferase family protein: MPKLETARKSIAGNVTQPIVRLLAKTPLTPNAVTWIGFIITAGAAALVITEHLLAGGIVVLVAGFFDMLDGALARLTNQTSRFGAILDSTLDRLSEALLLVCLLAVFVRGGDFAECMLVGAALVGSLLVSYTRARMEGLGVECKAGLFTRPERVIVLALGLMLSRFDPALLIALCIITFFSWYTVVERMVYAWRKLRE